In a genomic window of Microbispora sp. ZYX-F-249:
- a CDS encoding pseudouridine synthase — translation MNNRRGTPSGEGRGRSRSTGQQGASSRGSRGGSGGFRPQGDRRGGSRVPGSRSGYGFDSRSDRSDRPERSDRPDSRRFRDEDAPRGGRYGDRRAGDARDDRPRGRTGDSGRQGDGGRRDARPGGERYRDDARGPFRAERGGSRGRYGRPEGGRSGDRGSERGFDREGGRGFERGFDREGGRGSERGFDRDRGAGRERGTRDGYSAERSSFRTEGAGSRGRYGRPEAGRDRPRDRDGGYETSREGRAAGRPAFRDEERGGGRTGDHDRYGSRSFGGDRAPRRDDRDGRSRRDDREAGGDREARGARPGRGDYRAGRDGGRGRASRDEVQTIGRLGGGTRGRSGGPGAGAGSRSPARPAGGPRRTGGGGPAGNPFKTSRQPLRDPDFYDENYTDERDTTEVPGGERLQKVLAQAGVASRRACEEMIGDGRVSVDGQTVRRFGARVDPAKQVIRVDGKRIPTSSETVYYALNKPIGVVSTMDDPEGRPCLNDYVQDLAPRLFHVGRLDTETEGLLLLTNDGELAHRLTHPSYGVQKKYWAKVPGPVARDLHKVLRKGVELEDGLAKVDEFRVVQEHGQQALVEVVLHEGRKHIVRRLLETVGHRVIDLARIEFGPVKLGRLKPGTVRALTVQEIGELYAAVGL, via the coding sequence GTGAACAACAGGCGTGGCACCCCGTCCGGTGAGGGACGCGGTCGGAGCCGGAGCACCGGTCAGCAGGGCGCGAGCTCGCGTGGATCCCGCGGCGGATCCGGCGGCTTCCGTCCCCAGGGCGACCGGCGCGGCGGCTCCCGCGTCCCTGGTTCCCGGTCCGGGTACGGTTTCGACTCCAGGTCCGACAGATCAGACAGGCCCGAACGGTCCGACAGGCCGGACTCCCGGCGGTTCCGCGACGAGGACGCCCCGCGTGGCGGCCGGTACGGCGACCGCCGCGCCGGCGACGCACGCGACGACCGCCCCCGCGGCCGTACGGGTGACTCCGGTCGCCAGGGCGACGGCGGCCGGCGCGACGCGCGTCCCGGCGGCGAGCGGTACCGCGACGACGCCCGCGGCCCCTTCAGGGCCGAGCGGGGCGGTTCCCGCGGCCGTTACGGCAGGCCCGAGGGCGGCCGTTCCGGCGACCGTGGTTCGGAGCGCGGCTTCGACCGCGAGGGCGGCCGTGGCTTCGAGCGCGGCTTCGACCGCGAGGGCGGCCGTGGTTCCGAGCGCGGTTTCGACCGTGATCGCGGCGCCGGCCGGGAGCGCGGCACGCGCGACGGTTACTCCGCCGAGCGGTCCTCGTTCCGCACGGAGGGGGCCGGTTCCCGTGGCCGTTACGGCAGGCCCGAGGCCGGCCGGGATCGGCCGCGCGACCGCGACGGCGGCTACGAGACGTCCCGCGAGGGGCGCGCGGCCGGGCGGCCGGCCTTCCGCGACGAGGAGCGCGGCGGCGGCAGGACCGGTGATCACGACAGGTACGGCAGCCGGAGCTTCGGCGGCGACCGCGCGCCCCGGCGTGACGACCGCGACGGCCGGAGCCGCCGTGACGACCGCGAGGCGGGCGGCGACCGTGAGGCGCGCGGCGCGCGGCCCGGGCGCGGCGACTACCGCGCGGGGCGCGACGGCGGCAGGGGCCGGGCGAGCCGTGACGAGGTGCAGACGATCGGCCGCCTGGGCGGCGGCACGCGTGGCCGTTCCGGCGGCCCGGGAGCGGGCGCGGGCTCACGGAGCCCTGCCCGGCCCGCCGGCGGTCCCAGGCGCACCGGCGGGGGCGGCCCGGCGGGCAACCCGTTCAAGACGTCCCGGCAGCCGCTGCGCGACCCGGACTTCTACGACGAGAACTACACCGACGAGCGCGACACGACCGAGGTGCCGGGCGGCGAGCGGCTGCAGAAGGTGCTCGCCCAGGCCGGGGTGGCCAGCCGCCGGGCCTGCGAGGAGATGATCGGCGACGGCCGGGTGAGCGTGGACGGCCAGACGGTGCGCCGCTTCGGCGCCCGCGTCGACCCCGCCAAGCAGGTCATCCGGGTCGACGGCAAGCGCATCCCGACCTCCTCCGAGACCGTCTACTACGCGCTCAACAAGCCGATCGGCGTGGTGAGCACGATGGACGACCCCGAGGGCCGGCCGTGCCTGAACGACTACGTCCAGGATCTCGCGCCCCGGCTGTTCCACGTGGGGCGGCTCGACACCGAGACCGAGGGCCTGCTGCTGCTGACCAACGACGGGGAGCTCGCCCACCGGCTGACCCACCCGAGCTACGGCGTGCAGAAGAAGTACTGGGCCAAGGTGCCCGGTCCCGTCGCGCGCGACCTGCACAAGGTGCTGCGCAAGGGCGTGGAGCTGGAGGACGGGCTCGCAAAGGTGGACGAGTTCCGGGTGGTGCAGGAGCACGGTCAGCAGGCGCTGGTCGAGGTCGTCCTGCACGAGGGCCGCAAGCACATCGTCCGGCGGCTCCTGGAGACGGTCGGGCACCGGGTGATCGACCTGGCCCGCATCGAGTTCGGCCCGGTCAAGCTCGGCCGGCTCAAGCCGGGAACCGTGCGCGCGCTCACCGTGCAGGAGATCGGCGAGCTGTACGCGGCGGTCGGACTGTAG
- the aroH gene encoding chorismate mutase, giving the protein MVRAIRGAIQVDGNDRDAILAGTTELVTEVMGRNNLTTDDVISVIFTCTPDLTAEFPALAARKLGFHDVPLLCATEIDVPGALPRVVRLMAHVQTDRPRQEVQHVYLRGAVALRVDIAQ; this is encoded by the coding sequence ATGGTGCGGGCGATTCGCGGAGCCATCCAGGTCGACGGCAACGATCGCGACGCGATCCTCGCCGGGACGACCGAACTGGTGACCGAGGTGATGGGGCGCAACAACCTCACGACCGACGACGTCATCAGTGTGATCTTCACGTGCACGCCCGACCTCACCGCCGAGTTCCCCGCGCTGGCCGCGCGCAAGCTCGGGTTCCACGACGTGCCCCTGCTGTGCGCGACCGAGATCGACGTGCCGGGCGCGCTCCCGCGCGTGGTGCGGCTGATGGCCCACGTGCAGACCGACCGCCCCCGGCAGGAGGTCCAGCACGTGTACCTGCGCGGCGCCGTCGCGCTGCGCGTGGACATCGCCCAGTAG
- a CDS encoding prephenate dehydrogenase has protein sequence MTPIEDAGIGSVVVVGTGLIGTSIALALRQRDVRVFLADRDAGAVRLARELGAGEDWTGERRVDLAVVAVPPQFVAQQLLDLQKRDSARFYTDVASVKAVPLAQAAQLGCDLSSYVAGHPLAGRERSGPAAARADLFLGRPWAYCPTDEASPRAVAAVEGLISLCGGNAVRVDAAEHDRAVAVVSHAPHVTAAAVAARLAEASETALGLSGQGVRDVTRIAAGDPSLWTGILEGNALPVAEVLEALVADLSAAARSLRALAGDGAAMEQVTDLLSRGVRGTGRIPGKHGGPARTYAVVQVLIGDRPGELARLVQAAGETGVNIEDIRLEHATGLELGAAELYVQPEAAETLTEGLRERGWQVPG, from the coding sequence ATGACTCCCATCGAGGACGCCGGGATCGGCAGTGTGGTCGTTGTCGGGACGGGCCTCATCGGCACGTCGATCGCACTGGCGCTGCGGCAGCGGGACGTACGGGTCTTCCTGGCCGACCGGGACGCGGGAGCCGTACGGCTGGCGCGCGAGCTGGGCGCGGGGGAGGACTGGACCGGTGAGCGGCGCGTGGACCTCGCGGTCGTCGCGGTGCCGCCCCAGTTCGTCGCGCAGCAACTGCTCGATCTGCAAAAGCGCGACAGCGCCCGCTTCTACACCGACGTGGCGAGCGTGAAGGCGGTGCCGCTGGCCCAGGCCGCCCAGCTGGGCTGTGACCTGTCGTCGTACGTCGCGGGGCATCCGCTCGCGGGCCGCGAGCGGTCCGGCCCGGCGGCGGCTCGCGCGGACCTGTTCCTCGGCCGTCCGTGGGCGTACTGCCCGACGGACGAGGCGTCCCCGCGGGCGGTGGCCGCGGTGGAGGGGCTGATCTCGTTGTGCGGCGGCAACGCCGTGCGGGTGGACGCGGCCGAGCACGACCGCGCCGTCGCGGTCGTCTCGCACGCCCCGCACGTGACGGCCGCCGCGGTGGCGGCCCGGCTGGCCGAGGCGTCGGAGACGGCGCTCGGTCTGTCGGGACAGGGCGTGCGCGACGTGACCCGCATCGCCGCCGGCGACCCGTCGCTGTGGACCGGCATCCTCGAGGGCAACGCGCTGCCCGTCGCCGAGGTGCTGGAGGCGCTCGTGGCCGACCTGAGCGCCGCCGCCCGGTCGCTGCGCGCGCTGGCGGGCGACGGCGCGGCCATGGAGCAGGTCACCGACCTCCTGTCGCGCGGCGTGCGGGGGACCGGCAGGATCCCCGGCAAGCACGGCGGCCCGGCGCGGACGTACGCGGTGGTCCAGGTGCTCATCGGCGACCGCCCCGGCGAGCTGGCCCGGCTGGTGCAGGCCGCCGGCGAGACGGGCGTCAACATCGAGGACATCCGCCTGGAGCACGCGACCGGGCTGGAGCTCGGCGCGGCCGAGCTGTACGTCCAGCCCGAGGCGGCGGAGACCCTCACCGAAGGCCTGCGCGAGCGCGGCTGGCAGGTGCCGGGCTGA